The Aeromonas jandaei genomic interval TGGCTAAGCTAGCGCCCCGACCAGCCCTTCGCCAACAAGAGACCTGCTGATGATGGCCATAACCCCCGCTACCGCCCTGCGCTGCCTGCTGCTGACCCTGTTGCTGGCGCTCACCGGCTGCCAACCCCAGCCCCCGGCCCAAACCCGCATTCAGGGCAAAACCATGGGCACCTACTATGTGGTCACCCTGAGCGATCCCTTCCCCGGTGGCGAACCCGCGCTCAAGAGCGAGGTGGAGAACCTGCTGGCCAGGATGAACAGCGAGATCTCCACCTATGACCCCGACTCGCTCATCTCCCGCTTCAATCAGGGGCCGGCCAATACGCCGTTCATCATCCCCGCAGCCATGGCCAAAATCGTCCGGCAGGGGATCGATGCAGGTCACCTGACCAATGGCAAGCTTGATGTCACGGTCGGGCCACTGGTCAATCTGTGGGGCTTTGGTCCGGACAAACGCCCCATCAAACGGCCAGATGAGGCGGCCATCGCCGCCGCCCGCCACAAGGTTGGCATCGACAAGCTGACCCTGACACCACAGGGAGATCACTTCCTGCTTGAGAAGTCTATCCCGGAGCTCTATCTCGACCTCTCCACCCTAGGTGAAGGGGCTGCCTCGGA includes:
- a CDS encoding FAD:protein FMN transferase is translated as MMAITPATALRCLLLTLLLALTGCQPQPPAQTRIQGKTMGTYYVVTLSDPFPGGEPALKSEVENLLARMNSEISTYDPDSLISRFNQGPANTPFIIPAAMAKIVRQGIDAGHLTNGKLDVTVGPLVNLWGFGPDKRPIKRPDEAAIAAARHKVGIDKLTLTPQGDHFLLEKSIPELYLDLSTLGEGAASDEIAALLESKGVNNYLIEVAGAVRSKGHNSKGSPWRVAIVEPSDQPGAFSDIVIPNGMALSTAGSYRNYYELDGQRYSHIIDPATGQPITHKLVSASVITPTALEADALDTALMVMGPAEAMAFAKEHKLAVYLIVKTDKGFQAIHTPQFAPYLAEKKK